One window of Triticum dicoccoides isolate Atlit2015 ecotype Zavitan chromosome 5A, WEW_v2.0, whole genome shotgun sequence genomic DNA carries:
- the LOC119301336 gene encoding proton pump-interactor BIP103-like: MGMEVAGAEAAPAQVKVADEEVTLFQDKESQATAKEREEAAVFGSDNGKAAANDMAPPKDAAEEWPEPKQTYTFYFVKIRSFEDPKLRAKLEQAEKDFQNKIQARAKIIDAIKAKKTERAAVLAELRPLSAENRQYNEAFNEKLEEMKPYRNRLGKFRDENNAMRAESAGLCSSLEELEHEIKRLNHRISHESISLDEEKRLIKEIKTLEKTRPKVSSNAAKRAKMQDTVVERDAIQDQVKIIGDGIDGVKKERQAVRSKIKVLDDEMRVVDGEIALLQEDLNAATARKDKAYESLTELRKARDLANASFHQNRIVLNRARDHSSRNEVEELQELHKTEVEKFMTQWCSSKTFREDYEKRILTSLNGRQLTRDGRMRNPDEKPIFIETQQPAAPVQQEPIPSKAPLKQAKEAAAPQVVAPKEEPLAKASAKSAKVKAAVDADDDAYEAEPPKEKPKPKEVDVAKLKEIKRQEEIEKNRLALERKKKQAEKQAAKAAARAQKEAEKKLKKEEKKTKKKTEADTDEPADSDTKSDEAAETQAEDEFTPVSVVNKEQKQNTRTRNVVTKTKAPLPKAILKRKKAQSYRSWATPAVMISAVTVLVALLAALGYYQYYRPASTSN, encoded by the exons ATGGGAATGGAGGTCGCCGGAGCTGAAGCTGCACCAGCACAGGTTAAAGTAGCTGATGAGGAAGTGACCCTTTTTCAAGACAAGGAAAGCCAAGCAACTGCAAAGGAGCGGGAGGAAGCAGCTGTTTTTGGTTCAGACAATGGCAAAGCTGCGGCAAATGACATGGCACCTCCAAAGGACGCAGCGGAGGAGTGGCCTGAACCTAAGCAAACTTATACCTTCTACTTTGTCAAGATCCGCTCATTTGAGGACCCTAAGCTGAGAGCAAAACTTGAGCAGGCTGAGAAGGACTTCCAAAATAAGATCCAAGCTCGGGCCAAGATTATTGATGCTATAAAAGCTAAGAAG ACTGAGCGTGCTGCTGTTCTCGCGGAGCTAAGGCCATTGAGTGCTGAGAACAGGCAGTACAATGAAGCTTTTAATGAGAAGTTAGAGGAGATGAAACCTTACAGAAATCGTTTAGGCAAGTTCCGTGATGAAAATAATGCTATGCGGGCGGAGAGTGCAGGCTTGTGCTCTTCACTCGAAGAGCTTGAGCATGAG ATCAAGAGGTTGAATCACCGCATAAGTCATGAGAGCATATCTTTAGATGAGGAGAAGCGGCTGATCAAAGAAATTAAGACCCTTGAAAAAACCAGACCGAAGGTCAGTTCCAATGCTGCTAAACGAGCTAAAATGCAAGATACAGTGGTTGAAAGAGATGCCATACAGGATCAGGTGAAA ATCATCGGGGATGGTATAGATGGAGTAAAGAAGGAGCGACAAGCAGTCAGGTCTAAGATTAAGGTCCTGGACGATGAGATGAGGGTTGTTGATGGCGAGATTGCTTTGCTTCAAGAAGATTTAAATGCAGCTACCGCCAGAAAGGATAAAGCGTACGAGTCATTGACCGAATTGAGAAAAGCGCGTGATCTTGCC AATGCATCCTTCCATCAAAACCGCATAGTTCTGAACAGAGCCAGGGATCATTCTTCTAGGAATGAGGTGGAAGAATTGCAAGAGCTCCACAAGACTGAG GTTGAGAAGTTCATGACACAATGGTGCAGCAGCAAGACCTTTAGAGAGGACTATGAGAAGAGGATCCTCACTTCCCTCAATGGACGGCAGCTGACCCGAGATGGCCGGATGAGGAATCCTGATGAGAAGCCCATATTTATCGAAACACAGCAGCCAGCAGCACCTGTGCAACAGGAGCCTATCCCATCAAAAGCGCCTTTGAAACAAGCAAAGGAAGCTGCTGCTCCTCAAGTCGTCGCTCCCAAAGAAGAGCCCCTTGCAAAAGCATCTGCCAAGTCAGCTAAGGTAAAAGCTGCTGTGGATGCTGATGATGATGCCTATGAGGCTGAGCCTCCAAAGGAGAAGCCCAAGCCTAAAGAGGTTGATGTAGCAAAGTTGAAAGAGATCAAGAGACAGGAGGAAATCGAGAAGAATAGACTTGCTTTggaaaggaagaagaagcaggctgAGAAGCAAGCGGCGAAGGCTGCAGCCCGAGCACAAAAGGAAGCTGAGAAGAAGCTTAAG AAAGAGGAGAAGAAAACCAAGAAGAAAACTGAGGCAGATACGGACGAGCCAGCTGACTCAGACACCAAGTCTGATGAAGCAGCAGAAACCCAAGCAGAGGATGAGTTCACTCCAGTTTCTGTGGTAAACAAAGAACAGAAGCAGAACACACGGACCAGGAATGTAGTCACCAAGACCAAGGCCCCGCTGCCAAAGGCGATCCTGAAGAGGAAGAAAGCCCAGTCGTACCGGTCATGGGCCACCCCAGCCGTGATGATATCCGCCGTCACCGTGCTCGTCGCCCTGCTTGCGGCGCTGGGCTACTACCAGTACTACCGCCCGGCGAGCACCAGCAACTGA